One genomic window of Sodaliphilus pleomorphus includes the following:
- a CDS encoding heavy-metal-associated domain-containing protein, translating to MTKQFKITGMKCDHCRMSVENAIKGVKGVTAASVDLKAAQAQVEGNFSDDDVTAAVEEAGFGVE from the coding sequence ATGACTAAACAATTCAAAATCACCGGTATGAAGTGCGACCATTGTCGCATGAGTGTTGAAAACGCCATCAAGGGCGTGAAAGGCGTGACTGCCGCCTCGGTCGATCTCAAGGCCGCCCAGGCCCAGGTCGAGGGCAACTTCAGCGACGACGACGTGACTGCCGCCGTCGAGGAGGCTGGTTTCGGGGTGGAATAG
- a CDS encoding heavy metal translocating P-type ATPase: MKKTIPVLGMACSACSANVDRKLNSLPGIESASVSLATRTANVTYDPDKISLEAMKSEVNDIGYDLVIESDRDVEAIERTGYNRLRNKVAASWFFALAVMCISMRFIPMGSDQAANVVAMVLSLCNLAVCGWQFYVTAFKQVRHGAANMDTLVALSTGISFLFSVFNTFWGDAMWGSRGIEWHTYYDASVMIITFVLTGRLLEEKAKKGTASSIRALMGLAPKTARIVQRSPEGEKIEEVPISTIKVGDVIEVHPGEKIPVDGKVTQAESFMLADGAYVDESMITGEPTAALKQEGSQVLAGTILQQGKFRFRAQQIGEDTALAHIIKMVQEAQGSKAPVQRAVDKVALVFVPVVAAISLLTFVLWWAIGGTQELPHAILSAVAVLVIACPCAMGLATPTALMVAIGKAAQHNILIKDAAALENISKVKAMVIDKTGTLTIPNQNIDFTKADDLPLEQRETLKPHAREAMQQLRGMGIDIYMMSGDKDEAARYWAQQAGIDHYKSKVLPQDKENLVRELQAQGKRVAMVGDGINDTQALALADVSIAMGKGTDVAMDVAQVTLMGDDLRHIPEAVRLSSKTVKMVWENLFWAFIYNIVCIPLAAGVLHIFGIDFQITPTWASALMAFSSVSVILNSLRLNFMKY, encoded by the coding sequence GTGTCGCTGGCCACGCGCACGGCCAATGTCACCTACGACCCCGACAAGATTTCGCTCGAAGCGATGAAGAGCGAGGTCAACGACATAGGCTACGACCTCGTCATCGAGAGCGACCGCGATGTGGAAGCCATCGAGCGCACGGGCTACAACCGCTTGCGCAACAAGGTTGCGGCCTCCTGGTTTTTTGCCCTTGCAGTGATGTGCATCTCGATGCGATTCATCCCCATGGGAAGCGACCAGGCTGCCAACGTGGTGGCCATGGTGCTCTCGTTGTGCAACTTGGCCGTGTGCGGCTGGCAATTCTATGTCACCGCTTTCAAGCAGGTGCGCCACGGCGCGGCCAACATGGACACTTTGGTGGCCTTGAGCACGGGTATCTCTTTCTTGTTCAGCGTGTTCAATACTTTCTGGGGCGATGCCATGTGGGGTAGCCGTGGCATTGAGTGGCACACCTACTACGATGCAAGCGTGATGATTATCACCTTTGTGCTCACGGGCCGTTTGCTTGAGGAGAAGGCCAAGAAAGGCACGGCCAGCAGCATTCGCGCCCTCATGGGCCTGGCTCCCAAGACGGCCCGCATCGTGCAGCGCAGCCCCGAGGGCGAGAAGATTGAAGAGGTGCCCATCTCTACCATCAAGGTGGGCGACGTGATCGAGGTGCATCCTGGCGAGAAAATACCCGTCGACGGCAAGGTGACCCAGGCCGAGAGCTTCATGCTGGCCGATGGTGCCTATGTCGACGAGTCGATGATCACTGGCGAGCCCACGGCCGCCCTCAAGCAAGAAGGCAGCCAGGTGCTTGCAGGCACCATCTTGCAGCAAGGCAAGTTCCGCTTCCGCGCCCAGCAGATAGGCGAGGATACGGCCCTGGCCCACATCATCAAGATGGTGCAGGAGGCACAGGGCAGCAAGGCCCCTGTGCAGCGTGCTGTCGACAAGGTGGCTCTCGTCTTTGTGCCCGTGGTGGCGGCTATCTCGCTGCTCACCTTCGTCTTGTGGTGGGCTATAGGCGGCACCCAGGAGCTGCCCCACGCCATACTCTCGGCCGTGGCTGTGCTCGTCATTGCCTGCCCCTGTGCCATGGGACTGGCCACGCCCACGGCCCTCATGGTGGCCATAGGCAAGGCTGCCCAGCACAACATCCTCATCAAGGATGCCGCTGCGCTCGAGAACATAAGCAAGGTGAAGGCCATGGTCATCGACAAGACGGGCACGCTCACCATTCCCAATCAAAACATCGACTTCACCAAGGCCGACGACCTGCCGCTCGAACAGCGCGAAACGCTCAAGCCTCATGCCCGCGAGGCCATGCAGCAGTTGCGAGGCATGGGCATCGACATCTACATGATGAGCGGCGACAAGGACGAGGCTGCACGCTACTGGGCCCAGCAGGCCGGCATCGACCACTACAAGAGCAAGGTGCTGCCGCAAGACAAGGAAAACCTGGTGCGCGAGCTCCAGGCCCAGGGCAAGCGGGTGGCCATGGTGGGCGACGGTATCAACGACACCCAGGCATTGGCCCTGGCCGACGTGAGTATCGCCATGGGCAAGGGCACCGATGTGGCTATGGATGTGGCCCAGGTCACCCTCATGGGCGACGACTTGCGCCACATTCCCGAGGCAGTGCGCTTGAGCTCCAAGACGGTGAAGATGGTGTGGGAAAACCTGTTCTGGGCTTTCATCTACAACATCGTGTGCATCCCGCTGGCCGCTGGTGTGCTGCACATCTTCGGCATCGATTTCCAGATTACTCCCACTTGGGCCAGTGCACTCATGGCTTTCTCGAGCGTGAGCGTGATTCTCAACTCGCTCAGGTTGAACTTCATGAAGTATTAA